The following are encoded in a window of Halosolutus halophilus genomic DNA:
- a CDS encoding plastocyanin/azurin family copper-binding protein: MRSPEAERTEESFDKPIAEWIDFERRPLLKTLGAGITLSLGSGLASARDDDDSDAEETDTTGSDAAEIDPQYGFAAPDVEAIPETLVPDHEIELHTEEPEDPENPGRPPFFHFEPTGIHVSAGDVVQFTPESPDHTITAYHPAQGFQQRVPDGVPPFSSPVLNAGSAWLYEFTEAGVYDVYCGPHHVLGMAMRIIVGDFGEDDVPDYEDTFEGSDDPPLLAPFSTEFLEHELNATTEGNEDCEWAWLTPHEILAAPALDPATIQDQGTVPFEDVLADIDRFADELPDRDEAEETAPTVQVRDHPEHGDILVDSDEMTLYMFDQDTQGESESACYEDCADAWPPLTTDTIAAGDDVTADLETFERETGEMQVMANGWPLYGFAQDDAPGDARGQGSNGVWWVLGPDGTPIRSDSNE; encoded by the coding sequence ATGCGATCACCCGAGGCGGAGAGAACAGAGGAATCGTTCGACAAACCGATAGCCGAGTGGATCGACTTCGAGCGGCGACCGCTGCTGAAAACGCTGGGCGCGGGGATCACCCTCTCGCTGGGCAGTGGTCTCGCATCCGCTCGCGACGACGATGACTCCGACGCAGAAGAGACCGATACTACCGGGTCCGACGCGGCGGAGATCGACCCGCAGTACGGCTTTGCGGCGCCGGACGTCGAGGCAATTCCCGAGACCCTTGTCCCGGACCACGAAATCGAACTCCACACGGAGGAACCGGAAGACCCGGAGAACCCGGGTCGTCCCCCCTTCTTCCACTTCGAACCGACTGGCATTCACGTGAGTGCTGGCGACGTCGTGCAGTTTACCCCCGAATCTCCCGATCACACGATTACGGCCTATCATCCCGCACAGGGCTTCCAACAGCGGGTGCCTGACGGAGTCCCCCCGTTCTCGTCGCCGGTACTCAACGCCGGTAGCGCCTGGCTCTACGAGTTCACCGAAGCGGGCGTGTACGACGTGTACTGTGGTCCACACCACGTTCTCGGCATGGCCATGCGAATTATCGTCGGCGACTTCGGGGAGGACGACGTGCCAGACTACGAGGATACGTTCGAAGGGAGTGACGACCCGCCGCTCCTTGCGCCGTTTAGCACGGAATTCCTCGAACACGAACTCAACGCGACGACCGAGGGGAACGAGGACTGCGAGTGGGCGTGGCTGACACCGCACGAAATCCTCGCCGCTCCCGCGCTCGATCCGGCGACGATTCAAGATCAGGGAACGGTGCCGTTCGAGGACGTCCTCGCCGATATCGATCGCTTCGCAGATGAACTCCCGGATCGTGACGAAGCCGAGGAGACAGCGCCGACCGTTCAAGTCCGCGACCACCCCGAGCACGGGGACATCCTGGTCGACTCGGACGAAATGACGCTGTACATGTTCGATCAGGACACCCAGGGAGAGTCGGAGAGTGCCTGTTACGAGGATTGCGCCGATGCGTGGCCGCCGCTCACCACCGACACGATCGCCGCTGGCGACGACGTCACCGCCGACCTCGAGACCTTCGAGCGAGAAACCGGCGAGATGCAGGTGATGGCCAACGGCTGGCCGCTGTACGGCTTCGCCCAGGACGACGCACCGGGCGACGCTCGTGGACAGGGGAGCAACGGCGTCTGGTGGGTCCTCGGACCCGATGGGACTCCCATTCGGTCCGACTCGAACGAATAG
- a CDS encoding uracil-DNA glycosylase, whose protein sequence is MTDQPSTDWAFETAFADALDAVPDDHHDPDRFVPGVGPLSADVMLVGEAPGGREVAEGEPFVGQAGSQLDRALESIGHDRRDLYITNLVKVRPPENRDPHVAEIEAWWPVLEAEIERVDPTVIVPMGSFATAEILDTDETITDLHGREFEREMTGTARGDESGERAERIVVPSFHPAAALYDRSKVDAIEADLAAALERA, encoded by the coding sequence ATGACCGATCAGCCATCGACCGACTGGGCGTTCGAGACCGCGTTCGCGGACGCGCTCGACGCGGTTCCGGACGACCACCACGATCCCGATCGGTTCGTCCCCGGCGTCGGCCCGCTGTCGGCCGACGTGATGCTCGTCGGCGAGGCACCGGGCGGACGGGAGGTCGCCGAGGGCGAACCGTTCGTCGGACAGGCCGGCTCCCAGCTCGATCGGGCGCTCGAATCGATCGGCCACGATCGCCGGGACCTGTACATCACCAACCTCGTCAAGGTGCGGCCGCCGGAGAACCGCGATCCCCACGTCGCGGAGATCGAGGCGTGGTGGCCGGTGCTGGAGGCCGAGATCGAGCGCGTCGACCCAACCGTCATCGTTCCGATGGGAAGCTTCGCGACGGCCGAGATACTCGACACCGACGAGACGATCACCGACCTGCACGGTCGAGAGTTCGAGCGCGAGATGACGGGCACCGCTCGCGGAGACGAGTCGGGAGAGCGTGCGGAGCGGATCGTCGTCCCGTCGTTTCACCCGGCCGCAGCGCTGTACGATCGCAGCAAGGTCGACGCGATCGAGGCCGATCTGGCGGCGGCGCTGGAGCGGGCGTGA
- a CDS encoding MBL fold metallo-hydrolase produces MTDARAGDHDGFYVTALGTGASALDNERASVGYVVHVAGVPTLLVDAGGGTAARLSDARIDLTALDAVFLGHLHVDHAADVPAIVKAAYQQGRGDRPLAVYGPAGNAQQPGTESWLSTLFDEDGAYGYLSDFVERYADGKLALPVTEVDAVVGADDEVARIYERDGVAVDAIPVVHGRIPTLAYRVSYAGQSFTFTGDYAAESGNVPKIARGTDVLVHHRVLEDDADGPKTGLHPTASDCGRNARTAGIDTLALSHVGRDDPADLETALETVRDEYDGRAVVLRDLVDVYPDGTVVDTRSNPETGPGRTDPAVAGPDVVVIVDDRSDS; encoded by the coding sequence ATGACAGACGCCCGCGCAGGCGATCACGACGGATTCTACGTCACCGCCCTCGGAACGGGCGCGTCGGCACTGGACAACGAGCGCGCGTCCGTCGGGTACGTCGTCCACGTCGCCGGCGTTCCGACGCTGCTGGTGGACGCCGGCGGCGGGACTGCCGCGCGACTCAGCGACGCCCGGATCGATCTGACCGCGCTGGACGCGGTCTTTCTCGGGCATCTCCACGTCGATCACGCGGCCGACGTCCCGGCGATCGTCAAGGCCGCGTATCAACAGGGTCGTGGCGATCGGCCCCTGGCGGTGTACGGACCCGCGGGGAACGCACAGCAGCCTGGAACCGAATCGTGGCTCTCGACCCTGTTCGACGAGGACGGGGCGTACGGCTACCTGTCCGACTTCGTCGAGCGGTACGCGGATGGCAAGTTGGCGCTCCCGGTCACCGAAGTCGACGCCGTCGTCGGGGCGGACGACGAGGTGGCGCGGATCTACGAGCGCGATGGCGTCGCCGTCGACGCGATCCCGGTCGTTCACGGGCGGATTCCGACGCTCGCCTACCGGGTCTCGTACGCGGGACAGTCGTTCACGTTCACCGGCGATTACGCCGCCGAATCGGGGAACGTGCCGAAAATCGCCCGCGGAACCGACGTCCTCGTCCACCACCGCGTGCTCGAGGACGACGCGGACGGTCCGAAAACGGGCCTCCACCCGACCGCGAGCGACTGCGGGCGAAACGCCCGGACGGCCGGGATCGACACCCTCGCCCTGTCGCACGTCGGCCGTGACGATCCCGCCGACCTCGAGACGGCGCTCGAAACCGTCCGTGACGAGTACGACGGCCGAGCGGTCGTCCTCCGGGATCTGGTCGACGTCTATCCCGACGGAACCGTCGTCGATACGCGATCGAACCCGGAGACCGGACCGGGCCGGACCGATCCAGCTGTCGCCGGGCCGGACGTCGTCGTCATCGTCGACGATCGGTCGGACTCGTAG
- a CDS encoding aminopeptidase, which produces MDERVREHAAVLVDWSARIEAGDNVVLSAGPDAHELAVAVAEELGERGANLLATYSSGEVTRAYLRAHDGDFDENPAHERALLEESDVYLSLGGGRNTSATADVPGEIRQAYSSARTEIREERYDTRWVSTVHPTRSLAQQANMAFEEYREFAYDAILRDWESLAEEMARLKDLLDEGTEVRLVSTDTDLTVSIEGRTAVNSAASVVYDSHNLPSGEVFTAPAATEGVVSFDVPMTIRGEPVRNARMTFEDGEVVDYAAEQGEDVIGEILETDAGARRLGELGIGMNRGIDRYTDNILFDEKMGETIHLALGRAYDACLPDGESGNDSAVHVDMITDVSADSRLEIDGEVIQENGRFRWEERGSERTE; this is translated from the coding sequence ATGGACGAACGCGTTCGCGAACACGCGGCGGTACTGGTCGACTGGAGCGCACGAATCGAGGCGGGCGACAACGTGGTTCTCTCGGCGGGCCCGGACGCCCACGAACTCGCCGTCGCCGTCGCCGAGGAACTCGGCGAGCGAGGTGCGAACCTGCTCGCGACCTACAGTTCCGGCGAGGTCACGCGTGCGTACCTCCGGGCGCACGACGGCGACTTCGACGAGAACCCGGCCCACGAACGCGCGCTGCTCGAGGAGAGCGACGTCTACCTCTCGCTGGGCGGCGGGCGGAACACGAGTGCGACCGCCGACGTGCCGGGCGAGATCCGGCAGGCCTACAGCAGCGCCCGGACCGAGATCCGCGAGGAGCGGTACGACACGCGCTGGGTCTCGACGGTCCATCCAACCCGATCGCTCGCCCAGCAGGCGAACATGGCATTCGAGGAGTACCGGGAGTTCGCGTACGACGCCATCCTTCGGGACTGGGAGTCCCTCGCTGAGGAGATGGCCCGGTTGAAGGACCTGCTCGACGAGGGGACGGAGGTACGACTCGTCTCGACCGACACCGATCTCACGGTGTCGATCGAGGGCCGGACCGCGGTCAACAGCGCGGCGTCGGTCGTCTACGACTCGCACAACCTGCCGAGCGGCGAGGTCTTCACCGCCCCCGCCGCGACCGAGGGCGTGGTCAGCTTCGACGTCCCGATGACGATCCGCGGAGAACCGGTCCGGAACGCCCGGATGACGTTCGAGGACGGCGAAGTCGTCGACTACGCGGCCGAACAGGGCGAGGACGTGATCGGCGAAATTCTCGAGACCGATGCGGGTGCCCGCCGCCTCGGCGAACTCGGGATCGGGATGAACCGCGGGATCGATCGGTACACGGACAATATCCTCTTCGACGAGAAGATGGGCGAGACGATCCACCTCGCGCTCGGGCGGGCCTACGACGCCTGTCTGCCCGACGGCGAGTCGGGCAACGATTCCGCCGTCCACGTCGACATGATCACCGACGTCAGCGCGGACTCCCGACTCGAGATCGACGGGGAGGTGATCCAGGAGAACGGTCGTTTTCGGTGGGAAGAGCGCGGTTCGGAGCGAACGGAGTGA
- a CDS encoding queuosine precursor transporter yields MTQHRGTPTIAQVALIGLFVAALVTAQLTASKVLAFDIPVALPITGAQLALPGAALAYALTFLASDCYTELYGKRAAQIVVNVGFALNFVVLALVWSTIAAPAADPDSAGQFATVLGASTNIVLGSLLAYIISQNWDVIVFHRIREYTGSEKLWLRNIGSTASSQAIDTVVFVAVGFVVAPALLDVGMDSLGFRAALNLVIGQYLLKFAIAVLDTPIVYAIVSLVRSREGAEAGEAHVA; encoded by the coding sequence ATGACTCAGCATCGCGGCACGCCGACGATCGCACAGGTGGCCCTGATCGGGCTATTCGTGGCGGCGCTCGTCACGGCCCAGTTGACCGCCTCGAAGGTACTCGCGTTCGACATCCCCGTGGCGCTCCCGATCACGGGAGCACAACTCGCCCTACCCGGAGCGGCGCTCGCCTACGCGCTGACGTTTCTCGCGAGCGACTGTTACACCGAACTGTACGGCAAGCGCGCGGCTCAGATCGTCGTCAACGTCGGGTTCGCGCTGAACTTCGTCGTCCTCGCGCTCGTCTGGTCGACGATTGCCGCACCGGCGGCCGATCCAGACAGTGCCGGGCAGTTCGCGACAGTGCTCGGCGCGTCGACGAACATCGTCCTCGGCAGTCTCCTCGCGTACATAATTAGCCAGAACTGGGACGTGATCGTCTTCCACCGGATCCGGGAGTACACCGGCTCCGAGAAACTCTGGCTCCGCAACATCGGGTCCACGGCGAGCAGCCAGGCGATCGACACCGTCGTCTTCGTCGCCGTCGGCTTCGTCGTCGCGCCGGCACTCTTGGACGTCGGCATGGACTCACTCGGGTTCCGGGCGGCGCTCAACCTGGTGATCGGCCAGTACCTGCTGAAGTTCGCGATCGCGGTGCTGGACACGCCAATCGTCTACGCGATCGTCTCGCTCGTGCGATCGCGCGAAGGTGCGGAGGCCGGTGAGGCGCACGTCGCCTGA
- a CDS encoding PadR family transcriptional regulator has translation MDDLTGFQRDLLYVIAGADQPSGQDVKDEIETYYSSDINHGRLYPNLDTLVNKGLVEKGQLDRRTNYYAISDEGRQQIEQRREWETQYLDEL, from the coding sequence ATGGACGATCTGACCGGGTTTCAGCGAGATCTCCTGTACGTCATCGCAGGCGCCGACCAGCCGTCCGGCCAGGACGTGAAAGACGAGATCGAGACGTACTACAGCAGCGACATCAACCACGGCCGACTCTATCCGAACCTCGACACGCTCGTCAACAAGGGGCTCGTCGAGAAGGGACAACTCGATCGCCGAACGAACTACTACGCGATCAGCGACGAGGGCCGCCAGCAGATCGAACAGCGCCGGGAGTGGGAAACGCAGTACCTCGACGAACTGTAA
- a CDS encoding cold-shock protein, which produces MAKGNVDFFNDTGGYGFISTDDADDDVFFHMEDVGGPDLEEGTDIEFDIEQAPKGPRATNVTRL; this is translated from the coding sequence ATGGCGAAAGGAAACGTTGATTTCTTCAACGACACAGGCGGCTACGGTTTCATTTCGACGGACGACGCGGACGATGACGTTTTCTTCCACATGGAAGACGTTGGCGGTCCGGACCTCGAAGAAGGCACAGACATCGAATTCGACATCGAACAGGCCCCCAAGGGCCCCCGCGCCACCAACGTCACCCGCCTGTAA
- a CDS encoding creatininase family protein, whose protein sequence is MDLSDATWTDVRDVDTDLAVVPVGSTEQHGPHAPLGTDVIGAEAVTDAAVDRTDREVVRAPAIPIGIAEEHRQFPGTMWVSEDTFRSYVREAVESLAHHGFERVVLVNGHGGNVDALREVGGNLTRSGAAYAVPFTWFEAVGEHSADMGHGGPLETALLRHVDPELIREDRIEAAQEGRADGWGEWTSHTNLAYDAAEFTDNGVVGDPGNGDERRGEELLELAADALVRLLETIVERDVSRPERR, encoded by the coding sequence ATGGACCTCTCCGACGCGACGTGGACCGACGTGCGAGACGTCGATACCGACCTCGCGGTCGTCCCCGTCGGCAGCACGGAACAGCACGGCCCTCACGCGCCGCTCGGGACGGACGTGATCGGGGCCGAAGCCGTCACCGACGCCGCCGTCGATCGAACCGATCGCGAGGTCGTCCGGGCCCCGGCGATTCCGATCGGGATCGCCGAGGAACACCGCCAGTTCCCCGGGACGATGTGGGTCTCGGAGGACACCTTCCGGAGCTACGTCCGCGAAGCCGTCGAGAGTCTCGCTCACCACGGGTTCGAGCGGGTCGTCCTCGTCAACGGCCACGGCGGGAACGTCGACGCGCTGCGGGAAGTCGGGGGGAACCTGACGCGGTCGGGGGCGGCGTACGCCGTGCCGTTCACCTGGTTCGAGGCCGTCGGTGAGCACTCGGCCGATATGGGCCACGGCGGCCCGCTCGAGACGGCGCTGCTGCGCCACGTCGACCCGGAACTGATCCGTGAGGACCGGATCGAGGCCGCACAGGAGGGGCGAGCCGACGGCTGGGGCGAGTGGACGAGTCACACGAACCTGGCCTACGACGCGGCGGAGTTTACCGACAACGGCGTGGTCGGCGATCCGGGCAACGGCGACGAACGACGCGGCGAAGAGTTGCTCGAACTGGCGGCGGACGCGCTCGTGAGACTCCTCGAAACGATCGTCGAGCGCGACGTCTCGCGGCCCGAGCGTCGATAG
- a CDS encoding DUF7096 domain-containing protein: MRRTEIGSVLLAAFVVIGMTAPAVALSTSTAQPSGSGLSGTTAAMTAQETANNSSVNVTVGQQLSTVIGASSDEVQTDFENTAFEISVENGGEEEKAEAIADRTDELRDRAEAIREDYEEATEAYEEGEISKSEYAQRLATLNARATNLLDSYERLQQRAADVSAAELRAAGVNRTALDTAVENVSSVSGSGAAALLRQFTGESQGEIELEAENGLSIEVESDDGEQSREFERPRDDGNNITVTQSAALETARGALSTPTNGDWELTESEVSQDEGAYEFEFALRNASNLSGEAEVSVDGSSGELFALEEEIEPREDEDEEDESDDEDDEDDELAMNVTEGTPAPNATVTLQVLADGAPAENATVSLNDRTVGTTDANGTVTVTLPASGEADLTAQLGDAEGDLEFEIEAEEEVEQEPESESDDEEEEDEQETDSESDDEQETDSESDDEEES; the protein is encoded by the coding sequence ATGAGACGAACTGAAATCGGCTCCGTACTGCTCGCAGCGTTTGTCGTGATCGGGATGACTGCTCCGGCGGTGGCACTCTCAACGAGTACCGCCCAACCATCCGGAAGTGGCCTTTCGGGGACGACAGCTGCGATGACGGCACAGGAAACCGCGAACAATTCGAGCGTGAACGTCACGGTCGGCCAACAGCTCTCGACGGTCATCGGCGCGTCGAGTGACGAGGTCCAGACGGACTTCGAGAACACCGCGTTCGAGATTTCCGTCGAGAACGGCGGCGAAGAGGAGAAGGCCGAGGCGATCGCGGACCGCACGGATGAACTCCGTGATCGCGCCGAAGCCATCCGCGAGGACTACGAGGAGGCCACCGAGGCGTACGAGGAAGGGGAAATTAGCAAGTCCGAGTACGCCCAGCGGCTTGCCACCTTGAACGCCCGGGCGACGAACCTGCTCGACAGCTACGAACGGCTCCAACAGCGGGCTGCGGACGTCTCTGCGGCCGAACTCCGGGCCGCCGGCGTCAATCGGACCGCCCTCGATACTGCCGTCGAGAACGTGAGTAGCGTCAGCGGCAGTGGGGCCGCGGCGCTCCTCAGGCAGTTCACCGGCGAGTCGCAAGGCGAGATCGAACTCGAGGCCGAGAACGGGCTGTCTATCGAGGTTGAGAGCGACGACGGCGAACAGTCCCGTGAATTCGAACGCCCGCGCGACGACGGCAACAACATCACCGTGACGCAGTCCGCGGCTCTCGAGACAGCACGGGGTGCACTCTCGACGCCCACGAACGGCGACTGGGAGTTGACCGAGTCCGAAGTGTCGCAGGACGAGGGCGCCTACGAGTTCGAGTTTGCCCTCCGGAACGCCTCCAACCTGTCGGGCGAAGCCGAGGTGAGCGTCGATGGGTCTTCTGGAGAACTCTTCGCGCTCGAAGAGGAGATCGAACCTCGCGAAGACGAGGATGAAGAGGACGAGAGTGACGACGAGGACGACGAAGACGATGAACTCGCGATGAACGTCACCGAGGGAACGCCCGCTCCGAACGCGACGGTTACGTTGCAGGTCCTCGCCGACGGTGCACCCGCCGAGAACGCCACCGTCTCCCTGAACGATCGGACTGTCGGGACGACTGACGCGAACGGCACGGTGACGGTGACGCTCCCGGCATCCGGCGAGGCCGATCTGACGGCACAGTTGGGCGACGCCGAGGGCGACCTCGAGTTCGAGATCGAAGCGGAGGAAGAAGTCGAGCAGGAACCCGAATCCGAGTCGGACGACGAAGAGGAAGAAGACGAGCAGGAAACCGACTCTGAGTCGGACGACGAGCAGGAAACCGACTCTGAGTCGGACGACGAGGAAGAGTCCTAA
- a CDS encoding DUF309 domain-containing protein, whose product MRDRLRAGVAVYNDGYYHAAHDAWEDYWLDLDAGTDDERLLHGLIQFTAAVYHARDRNWAGAVGLARSGRDYLDGLPADYRDVRLDAIRSVLETLAADPEVVERRSPPPIEHEGTTPALADLGFEPTAIAAVVLAEELEFDEEPIDRAKAYAESDLAAGEDDSQFITLLFDFVREDEHRGIVFQRLTEHVQRRTHREEDVEGLF is encoded by the coding sequence ATGCGCGATCGGCTCCGGGCAGGTGTCGCCGTCTACAACGACGGGTACTACCACGCCGCACACGACGCCTGGGAGGACTACTGGCTCGACCTCGACGCCGGGACCGACGACGAGCGCCTGTTACACGGGTTGATCCAGTTCACCGCCGCCGTCTACCACGCCCGCGATCGCAACTGGGCGGGTGCCGTCGGCCTCGCGAGGAGCGGTCGGGACTACCTCGACGGCTTGCCGGCGGACTACCGCGACGTTCGACTCGACGCGATCCGGTCGGTTCTCGAGACGCTCGCGGCGGATCCCGAGGTCGTCGAGCGCCGCTCGCCGCCGCCGATCGAACACGAGGGCACGACGCCCGCGCTCGCGGATCTCGGATTCGAACCGACGGCGATCGCGGCGGTCGTCCTCGCCGAAGAACTTGAGTTCGACGAGGAACCGATCGACCGGGCGAAAGCCTACGCAGAGAGCGATCTGGCGGCCGGCGAAGACGACAGCCAGTTCATCACGTTGCTGTTCGACTTCGTCCGCGAAGACGAGCACCGCGGGATCGTTTTCCAGCGACTGACGGAGCACGTCCAGCGGCGGACACATCGCGAAGAAGACGTCGAAGGGCTGTTCTGA
- a CDS encoding dihydroneopterin aldolase family protein, translating into MAPDSDPNSTPTDAEAACFEAGIKFGSLYHQFAGTPISPESAPSLATAIEESIENQPHCTEVTVDVRDDELAAALAEATADYTELTGRFLEVEIIVEYEGCEVVTRMEMEDGYPLMRLESVRGRE; encoded by the coding sequence ATGGCTCCCGATTCGGACCCGAACTCGACCCCGACGGACGCCGAAGCCGCCTGCTTCGAGGCCGGCATCAAGTTCGGTTCGCTCTACCACCAGTTCGCCGGCACCCCGATCTCGCCCGAGAGCGCGCCGAGTCTCGCGACCGCGATCGAGGAGTCGATCGAGAATCAGCCCCACTGTACCGAGGTGACGGTCGACGTCCGGGACGACGAACTGGCCGCGGCACTCGCGGAGGCGACCGCGGACTACACCGAACTGACGGGCCGCTTTCTCGAGGTCGAGATCATCGTCGAGTACGAGGGCTGTGAGGTCGTTACGCGCATGGAAATGGAAGACGGGTATCCGCTGATGCGACTCGAGTCGGTTCGCGGGCGAGAATAA
- a CDS encoding DUF5789 family protein, translating to MSDENRELGVELGDLEDELESQEYPVSQDDLLDEYGDERIGMGEETMTLEELIGPLNEDEYRDYGEIEQAIMNMVSDEAIGRKNYSDRTPPAAGEDRQNEGAPDQEGQREQESF from the coding sequence ATGAGTGACGAAAACCGCGAACTCGGTGTCGAACTCGGCGACTTGGAAGACGAACTCGAGAGTCAGGAGTATCCCGTCAGTCAGGACGATCTGCTCGACGAGTACGGGGACGAGCGGATCGGCATGGGCGAGGAGACGATGACCCTCGAAGAACTCATCGGGCCGCTGAACGAAGACGAGTACCGGGACTACGGCGAGATCGAGCAGGCGATCATGAACATGGTGAGCGACGAGGCGATCGGTCGGAAGAACTACAGCGATCGGACGCCGCCGGCGGCGGGCGAAGACAGGCAGAACGAGGGGGCACCGGACCAGGAGGGACAGCGCGAGCAGGAGTCGTTCTGA
- the azf gene encoding NAD-dependent glucose-6-phosphate dehydrogenase Azf — protein sequence MAQSVLLTGAAGRVGEAILGGLADEHEWRLMDRDPPTEDHPGEFVVADITDEDAVREAMEGIDVVIHLAGDPRPEAPWESVLTNNIDGTQSIFEAAVDAGVEKIAFASSNHAVGAYETDERTPDMYRSHDDYLLDGTELPRPSNLYGVSKAAGETLGRYYHDEYGISVVNVRIGNLTEGHPPIDYERGQAMWLSYRDCAHLFDRCIRADYDYEIVYGISDNDRKYYSIDRAREVLGYDPRDNSARHD from the coding sequence ATGGCACAGTCGGTCCTGCTCACGGGGGCTGCGGGGCGCGTCGGTGAGGCGATTCTCGGCGGCCTCGCCGACGAGCACGAGTGGCGCTTGATGGATCGCGATCCGCCGACAGAGGACCACCCGGGCGAGTTCGTCGTCGCGGACATCACCGACGAGGACGCCGTCCGCGAGGCGATGGAGGGGATCGACGTGGTGATCCACCTCGCGGGTGATCCCCGCCCGGAGGCACCGTGGGAGAGCGTCCTGACGAACAACATCGACGGCACGCAGAGCATTTTCGAGGCCGCCGTCGACGCCGGCGTCGAGAAAATCGCCTTCGCCTCGTCGAACCACGCCGTCGGCGCCTACGAAACCGACGAGCGCACGCCCGACATGTACCGATCCCACGACGACTACCTGTTAGACGGCACCGAGTTACCCCGCCCTAGCAACCTCTACGGCGTCTCGAAGGCGGCCGGCGAAACCCTCGGCCGCTACTACCACGACGAGTACGGGATTTCCGTCGTCAACGTCCGCATCGGTAACCTCACCGAGGGCCACCCGCCGATCGACTACGAGCGCGGACAGGCGATGTGGCTCTCCTACCGGGACTGTGCGCACCTGTTCGATCGGTGCATTCGCGCCGACTACGACTACGAAATCGTCTACGGCATCTCCGACAACGATCGCAAGTACTACTCGATCGATCGTGCTCGCGAAGTGCTCGGCTACGACCCACGGGACAACTCGGCGCGACACGATTGA
- a CDS encoding DUF5790 family protein, producing the protein MSQATLGDDDELFGEAANEMREDVESSLAAAWDALPTADDVWETDADNVLGVLNGLNSALDAGDAEDHLRDAKKWFTMGQRADAFDDADDLEEEIGDLEDAITDIAAAGEQVGDLTSTIPALRSTLEDAGPAAEDEADGADAAEEDE; encoded by the coding sequence ATGAGTCAAGCGACACTCGGCGACGACGACGAACTGTTCGGCGAAGCGGCCAACGAGATGCGCGAGGACGTCGAATCCTCGCTCGCAGCGGCCTGGGACGCACTGCCGACCGCCGACGACGTCTGGGAGACCGACGCGGACAACGTCCTGGGCGTGCTCAACGGGCTCAACTCCGCGCTGGACGCCGGAGACGCCGAGGATCACCTCCGGGACGCCAAGAAGTGGTTCACGATGGGCCAGCGGGCTGACGCCTTCGACGACGCCGACGACCTCGAGGAAGAGATCGGCGATCTCGAGGACGCAATCACGGACATCGCCGCGGCGGGCGAGCAGGTCGGCGATCTCACGTCGACGATCCCGGCACTTCGGAGTACGCTCGAGGACGCCGGACCAGCCGCCGAGGACGAGGCCGACGGAGCGGACGCGGCGGAGGAAGACGAGTAA
- a CDS encoding metallophosphoesterase family protein, giving the protein MTLAIISDSHIPERESSIPEPFRERIAAADYTIHAGDFETPEVLADVEELTADLTAVHGNVDPAEIGLLSVAEVAVDGVTFVVTHGTLNPVSAAVYNDYGFVMSAEGWASAIADTARARTRAWDGEGIVGVGGHTHQVEDTVHEDVRVLNPGSVTGADPAEEATMLTVEVDDGEIDVTQHQA; this is encoded by the coding sequence GTGACACTCGCGATTATCTCCGATTCGCACATCCCGGAGCGAGAGTCGTCGATCCCGGAGCCGTTCCGCGAGCGGATCGCCGCTGCCGATTACACCATCCACGCCGGCGACTTCGAGACGCCCGAAGTCCTCGCCGACGTCGAGGAACTCACAGCGGATTTGACGGCCGTCCACGGCAACGTCGATCCGGCCGAGATCGGCCTGCTGTCGGTCGCCGAGGTCGCGGTCGACGGCGTCACCTTCGTCGTCACCCACGGGACGCTGAACCCGGTCAGCGCGGCCGTCTACAATGACTACGGGTTCGTCATGAGCGCCGAGGGCTGGGCGAGCGCGATCGCCGACACGGCCCGCGCCCGAACGCGAGCCTGGGACGGCGAGGGGATCGTCGGCGTCGGTGGCCACACGCACCAGGTCGAGGACACGGTCCACGAGGACGTCCGCGTCCTCAACCCCGGCTCCGTCACGGGGGCCGATCCGGCCGAGGAGGCGACGATGCTGACCGTCGAGGTCGACGACGGCGAGATCGACGTCACGCAGCATCAGGCCTGA